The proteins below come from a single Aegilops tauschii subsp. strangulata cultivar AL8/78 chromosome 6, Aet v6.0, whole genome shotgun sequence genomic window:
- the LOC141026079 gene encoding uncharacterized protein, producing MEILAQVASKETTFELWTAITTLFASQSQSRITNLRIAITNTKKGSMSSSAYISWMKNLGDELAAAGRPVSDPEMVDYVLAGLDRDYDPVVAAIGAVKNQISVDDLFAQIADFDQCVEILGDSPDAGFKTSANLAYRGRGRGYNRGRGRSNSRGRGRGRRSSPAPSGGNSGGGGGRGRPQQQRQQQVRDYPECQICFKHHPGGARDCWHRYDDEDEHEEKGANMVTDSYGVDTNWYADTGATNHITGELDKLTIRHKYRGHDQVHTASGSGMKITHGHAAENGAENGGENDQNFAENEPIFHVPEENEVGTEHEADLESPGTPVRLVASDLGCRYAPNRAPGGFPQPRQSAGATSPHADESRSAPRPTRGQTIATADSVGGWSLRQLDVKNVFLHGVLEEEVYIRQPPGYVNKQADTSLFIYNKASITIFLLVYVDDIIVASSSQSATNALLHDLSSEFALKDLGDLHFFLGIEVKKIQDEKLSAFEGELLKEEEITKYRSAVGALQYLTLTRPDISFAVNKDAVMTGSQLEDL from the exons ATGGAGATTCTCGCCCAAGTTGCGAGCAAGGAGACGACATTTGAGCTTTGGACTGCCATCACCACTCTGTTCGCCTCGCAATCCCAATCGCGCATCACCAATCTCCGGATCGCCATCACCAACACAAAGAAGGGCTCCATGTCCAGCAGCGCCTATATCTCCTGGATGAAGAACCTGGGGGATGAGCTCGCAGCGGCAGGCCGTCCCGTCTCGGATCCAGAGATGGTTGACTATGTGCTTGCCGGCCTTGACAGGGACTACGATCCCGTTGTGGCAGCCATCGGAGCAGTGAAGAACCAGATCTCAGTAGATGATCTGTTTGCTCAAATCGCAGACTTTGATCAGTGCGTGGAGATACTCGGCGACAGCCCTGATGCAGGCTTCAAGACGTCAGCAAACCTAGCCTACAGGGGGCGTGGACGCGGTTACAACAGAGGCCGCGGACGCAGCAACAGCAGGGGGCGCGGCCGAGGCAGGCGCTCCTCCCCAGCTCCATCTGGTGGAAacagcggcggcggaggtggcCGCGGTCGCCCACAACAACAACGCCAGCAGCAAGTTCGGGACTACCCAGAGTGCCAAATCTGTTTCAAGCATCACCCTGGAGGTGCTCGTGATTGTTGGCATCGATATGATGATGAAGATGAACATGAGGAAAAGGGGGCCAACATGGTCACCGACTCCTACGGCGTTGATACGAACTGGTATGCAGACACTGGTGCCACAAATCACATCACAGGGGAGCTCGACAAGCTGACAATCAGACACAAGTATCGTGGACATGACCAAGTCCATACTGCAAGCGGTTCTGGTATGAAAATCACTCAT GGTCATGCAGCAGAAAACGGAGCAGAAAATGGTGGAGAAAATGATCAGAATTTTGCTGAAAACGAGCCAATATTTCATGTACCAGAAGAAAATGAAGTCGGCACGGAGCACGAGGCGGATCTGGAGTCACCTGGAACTCCTGTTCGCCTGGTCGCCTCGGATCTGGGGTGCAGATACGCGCCGAACCGCGCGCCCGGTGGATTCCCTCAGCCGCGCCAATCCGCGGGCGCCACGTCGCCGCATGCGGACGAGTCGCGCTCTGCACCGCGTCCCACGCGCGGGCAGACGATAGCGACAGCAGATTCGGTGGG GGGATGGAGCTTGAGACAGCTAGATGTCAAGAACGTGTTTTTgcatggtgttctggaagaggaGGTTTACATAAGACAACCACCTGGGTATGTAAATAAGCAG GCTGACACTTCATTGTTCATCTACAACAAAGCAAGCATAACTATATTCTTGCTagtatatgttgatgatatcatagtTGCAAGCTCCTCACAAAGTGCTACTAATGCTCTTCTGCATGATTTAAGCTCAGAATTTGCTTTGAAAGATCTTGGTGATCTACACTTCTTCTTGGGCATTGAAGTTAAGAAGATTCAAGATG aaaaacTTTCAGCTTTTGAAGGTGAACTGCTCAAGGAAGAAGAAATCACAAAATACAGAAGTGCAGTAGGAGCCCTACAGTACTTGACACTGACAAGGCCTGATATTTCTTTTGCTGTTAACAAG GATGCAGTGATGACAGGAAGTCAACTGGAGGATTTGTAG
- the LOC109772023 gene encoding uncharacterized protein — protein sequence MAMVMENQQPVAQMQLVPAPPRPPPPPPPAPQAYKHHCKVCKKGFMCGRALGGHMRAHGIADDALAAEEAFDDDGGGVGESSEAGSPSPTTAKRMYGLRANPGRLRNCRVCENCGKEFTSWKSLLDHGRCSFDEDDDLDGSLRSSSPLHNNTDEGVDEDEEEEGDLALASGWSKGKRSRRAKVMITGSGAISEVQQPAPSSEEEDLANCLVMLSSSRVTQPTVHVDADQESSASASKDEERNRLLVPQPLSIIPPMTAQFKFSAPQVVVAQHVPTVPRGLFECKACKKVFTSHQALGGHRASHKKVKGCFAAKLESSRNETTHQHAMASAALHDNTRAIPEAVGDTSTTEGKTGNLDAGKATSVGAGEVVVPTATTEMAIMPIADAAPVAAAFSPFKKKGKVHECSICHRVFTSGQALGGHKRCHWLTSSATDPAKLQPVVPDHLMAAMCHHLTLGRPMFDTADQRILDLNVPTNPSAEAIATRQAAELNDIPLCLNAPASMYAQSWTGHSNASHVNKTGTSSRNDAAAAGGAATEDEADSTSAKKAKVSDLKDMKVAGESLSWLQVGIGISSSEKNEKSTQEGA from the coding sequence ATGGCCATGGTCATGGAGAACCAGCAGCCGGTGGCGCAGATGCAGCTGGtcccggcgccgccgcgcccgcctcctcccccgccgccggcgccccaGGCCTACAAGCACCACTGCAAGGTGTGCAAGAAGGGGTTCATGTGCGGACGGGCGCTCGGCGGGCACATGAGGGCGCACGGGATCGCGGACGACGCGCTAGCCGCCGAGGAAGCCTTCGATGATGATGGCGGCGGTGTCGGCGAATCGTCCGAGGCGGGGAGCCCGTCGCCGACGACGGCCAAACGCATGTACGGGCTCCGCGCCAACCCTGGACGGCTACGGAACTGCCGGGTGTGCGAGAACTGCGGGAAGGAGTTCACGTCGTGGAAGTCGTTGCTGGATCACGGAAGGTGCAGCTTTGACGAGGACGATGATTTGGATGGCTCGCTTCGTTCGTCGTCGCCACTGCATAATAACACCGACGAAGGCGTggatgaggacgaggaggaggaaggggacCTGGCGTTGGCCTCTGGGTGGTCCAAGGGGAAACGCTCACGCCGCGCCAAGGTGATGATCACCGGGAGCGGTGCCATATCGGAAGTGCAGCAGCCGGCCCCATCGAGcgaggaggaggaccttgccaaTTGCCTCGTCATGCTCTCCTCGTCTCGTGTCACGCAACCAACCGTGCATGTGGATGCCGACCAGGAGTCGTCCGCATCAGCGAGCAAGGACGAAGAAAGGAATAGACTCCTTGTGCCACAACCGCTCTCGATCATCCCTCCCATGACAGCGCAGTTCAAGTTTTCTGCGCCTCAGGTGGTAGTGGCGCAGCACGTTCCAACCGTCCCACGCGGCTTGTTTGAATGCAAGGCGTGCAAGAAGGTGTTCACCTCACACCAGGCTCTCGGTGGGCACCGTGCCAGCCACAAGAAAGTTAAAGGGTGCTTCGCCGCCAAGCTTGAAAGCAGCCGCAATGAGACTACCCACCAACATGCTATGGCATCGGCTGCTCTACACGACAACACCAGGGCCATCCCTGAGGCTGTAGGAGATACCAGTACCACAGAAGGAAAGACGGGCAACCTCGATGCCGGCAAGGCGACGAGTGTTGGCGCCGGCGAGGTCGTTGTGCCCACAGCAACGACGGAAATGGCCATTATGCCGATCGCTGATGCAGCACCGGTAGCAGCCGCCTTTTCTCCGTTCAAGAAGAAGGGGAAGGTGCACGAATGCTCCATCTGCCACCGCGTGTTCACGTCGGGGCAAGCGCTCGGGGGCCACAAGCGGTGCCACTGGCTCACCTCCAGCGCGACGGACCCCGCCAAGCTCCAGCCCGTTGTTCCCGATCACCTCATGGCGGCCATGTGCCACCACCTCACCCTCGGCCGCCCGATGTTCGACACGGCGGACCAGCGAATCCTTGACCTCAACGTGCCAACAAATCCGTCGGCTGAGGCGATCGCCACCAGACAGGCCGCCGAGCTCAACGACATCCCGCTCTGCCTCAACGCGCCGGCGTCCATGTATGCGCAGTCATGGACGGGGCACAGCAACGCCAGCCACGTGAACAAGACCGGGACGAGCAGCCGCAACGACGCGGCTGCCGCAGGCGGCGCGGCCACGGAGGACGAGGCTGACAGCACCAGTGCGAAGAAGGCCAAGGTCAGCGACCTCAAGGACATGAAGGTGGCCGGAGAGTCGCTGTCGTGGCTGCAGGTTGGCATCGGCATTTCCTCGTCGGAGAAAAACGAGAAGAGTACTCAGGAGGGAGCCTAG